A stretch of the Enterobacter mori genome encodes the following:
- the dsrB gene encoding protein DsrB, with translation MKVNDRVTVKTDGGPRRPGVVLAIEEFSEGVMYLVSLEDYPLGIWFFNELGHEDGIFVEAAE, from the coding sequence ATGAAGGTCAACGATCGGGTAACCGTTAAAACGGACGGTGGGCCGCGCCGCCCGGGTGTGGTGCTGGCAATAGAAGAGTTTAGCGAAGGCGTAATGTACCTGGTTTCACTGGAAGACTACCCGCTCGGCATCTGGTTCTTTAACGAGCTGGGACATGAGGATGGTATTTTTGTAGAAGCAGCAGAATAG
- the yodD gene encoding YodD family peroxide/acid resistance protein: MKTDKEYSDTIKREVEVDVDALLAAINEISESEVRRSDDESDKVIVNGRDYHTYRELAEAFELDIHDFSVSEANR; the protein is encoded by the coding sequence ATGAAGACCGATAAAGAGTACAGCGACACCATCAAGCGTGAGGTGGAGGTGGATGTCGATGCCCTGCTGGCCGCAATCAATGAGATCAGTGAGTCCGAAGTTCGCCGCTCAGACGATGAGTCAGACAAAGTGATTGTGAACGGAAGGGACTATCACACTTACCGCGAGCTGGCCGAAGCCTTCGAGCTTGATATTCATGACTTCAGCGTGTCTGAAGCGAACCGGTAA
- a CDS encoding mannosyl-3-phosphoglycerate phosphatase-related protein has product MPSLQKPLLIFTDLDGTLLDIHTYDWQPAAAWLERLQDKQVPVILCSSKTAAEMLDIQQELGLEGLPFIAENGAVIQPDVRWDPPARRITGMAHHTIRHVIEQIRLQTHVKFTTFDDVNERVIGEWTGLTPSRSLLARRHEASVTLIWRDSDAQMTRFEEALEPHGLQCVQGARFWHVLDARCGKDVAVKWLTEQYRLQERVAWTSLGLGDGPNDASLLDSVDFAVVVKGINRQGISLQNDSPERVYHTQLPGPAGWREGLDHFLL; this is encoded by the coding sequence ATGCCTTCGCTTCAGAAGCCACTGCTGATTTTCACCGATCTGGATGGGACCCTGCTGGATATTCATACTTATGACTGGCAGCCTGCCGCCGCATGGCTGGAGCGGCTACAGGATAAACAGGTCCCCGTTATCCTTTGCAGTAGCAAGACGGCGGCTGAAATGCTCGACATCCAGCAGGAGTTAGGCCTGGAAGGACTGCCATTCATTGCGGAAAACGGGGCGGTCATTCAGCCTGATGTTCGCTGGGATCCTCCTGCCCGACGCATTACAGGGATGGCACATCATACGATTCGTCACGTCATCGAGCAGATCAGGCTGCAAACGCACGTTAAATTCACCACCTTTGACGACGTGAATGAACGGGTAATCGGTGAATGGACGGGACTGACGCCTTCCCGTTCGCTGCTTGCGCGCAGGCATGAAGCGTCCGTGACGTTAATCTGGCGCGACAGCGATGCGCAAATGACGCGCTTTGAAGAGGCGCTGGAACCGCATGGCTTGCAGTGTGTGCAGGGGGCAAGATTCTGGCACGTCCTGGACGCGCGCTGCGGCAAGGATGTGGCGGTAAAATGGCTTACTGAACAGTATCGTCTGCAGGAGCGTGTTGCGTGGACATCACTTGGGCTGGGCGATGGTCCCAACGATGCCTCGCTGTTAGACAGCGTCGACTTTGCGGTAGTGGTCAAAGGCATTAACCGCCAGGGCATTTCGCTGCAGAACGATAGCCCAGAACGGGTTTATCACACCCAGCTTCCCGGTCCCGCGGGCTGGCGCGAAGGGCTCGATCACTTCTTGTTGTGA
- the dgcQ gene encoding cellulose biosynthesis regulator diguanylate cyclase DgcQ, whose protein sequence is MQRDTYVVKRSLQQWLHQRSNPGLIVNLCFIIVLVFSTLLTWREVVVLEDAYISSQRNHLETVANAMDRQLQYNVDKMLFFRHSMRDALQTPLAFGVLHNAVTRFNTLRNTTNWQIAVDENRTLPINGVSDAFVEKTTLLNRDNERLANELSAALEVGYLLRLASSHSSNMERVLYVSRAGFFIATDTPVQPRDISPRYYQLVTQPWFSQQSERENRARAVRWFISPPSSYIGNKRLITASVPIYYDHYWYGVVAMDISVDTMKQLLMEAMDSHTEGEYQLYDTRLNMIATSESPESKVNHFDESELAQIAHAIQSDTEGGIRLGSRFISWERLDHFEGVVLRVHTLHEGVRGDFGSISIVLALLWALFTAMLLISWLVIRRMVSNMYTLQHSLQWQAWHDPLTRLNNRGALFERAKALAKQCQQQSLPFSVIQIDLDHFKGINDRFGHQAGDKVLSHAGGLIASALRTNDVGGRVGGEEFCVVLPGLTLEEAANVAERIRARIDSKEILVKKCVTLRISASLGVSSAQERGNYNFEQLQSIADARLYEAKQGGRNCVVWRDHNKK, encoded by the coding sequence GTGCAGCGCGATACCTATGTTGTAAAACGATCTCTTCAGCAATGGCTGCATCAGCGTAGCAATCCCGGCCTGATTGTTAATCTCTGCTTTATTATTGTCCTGGTCTTTTCCACGCTCCTCACCTGGCGTGAAGTGGTGGTACTGGAAGATGCCTATATCTCCAGCCAGCGTAACCATCTGGAAACGGTCGCAAATGCCATGGACAGGCAGTTGCAGTACAACGTCGATAAAATGCTTTTCTTCCGTCACAGCATGCGCGATGCGCTGCAAACACCGCTGGCATTCGGTGTGCTGCACAATGCGGTGACGCGTTTTAATACCCTGCGGAACACCACAAACTGGCAAATTGCGGTGGACGAAAATCGCACGTTACCCATCAACGGTGTGTCCGATGCGTTTGTTGAAAAAACCACACTGCTCAACCGTGATAACGAGCGCCTGGCAAACGAACTCTCTGCTGCCCTCGAAGTGGGGTACCTCCTGCGTCTGGCGTCATCGCACAGCAGTAACATGGAGCGGGTGCTGTATGTTTCCCGCGCAGGGTTCTTTATAGCGACCGATACGCCTGTACAACCGAGAGATATTTCTCCCCGCTATTATCAGCTGGTCACGCAGCCCTGGTTTTCACAGCAGTCTGAGCGTGAAAACCGCGCACGTGCCGTTCGCTGGTTTATTTCGCCTCCGTCGTCATATATCGGGAACAAGCGGCTTATTACTGCCAGCGTGCCGATCTATTACGACCATTACTGGTATGGCGTGGTGGCGATGGATATCAGCGTTGACACGATGAAACAGCTGCTGATGGAGGCCATGGACAGCCATACAGAAGGTGAATACCAGCTTTACGACACGCGCCTCAATATGATTGCGACCTCAGAATCACCTGAAAGCAAGGTTAACCACTTCGATGAAAGCGAGCTGGCGCAGATAGCTCACGCTATCCAGTCCGACACGGAGGGGGGGATTCGTCTGGGGAGCCGCTTTATCAGTTGGGAACGGCTCGATCATTTTGAGGGCGTAGTCCTGCGCGTGCATACGCTACATGAGGGGGTTCGCGGGGATTTCGGCAGCATCAGTATTGTGCTGGCGCTACTCTGGGCACTCTTCACCGCCATGCTGCTGATCTCCTGGCTCGTGATCCGGCGTATGGTCAGCAATATGTATACGCTTCAACACTCGCTTCAGTGGCAGGCCTGGCACGATCCGCTGACCCGCCTGAATAATCGTGGGGCGCTGTTTGAACGGGCGAAAGCCCTTGCGAAGCAATGCCAGCAGCAGTCCCTGCCGTTTTCTGTCATCCAGATCGATCTGGACCATTTCAAGGGCATCAATGACCGCTTCGGGCATCAGGCAGGGGATAAAGTGTTGTCGCACGCCGGAGGATTGATTGCGAGTGCGCTGCGCACCAATGACGTGGGCGGCCGTGTGGGTGGCGAGGAGTTTTGTGTCGTGCTCCCTGGCCTGACGCTTGAGGAAGCGGCAAATGTTGCTGAGCGGATCCGCGCACGTATCGACAGCAAAGAGATTCTGGTTAAGAAGTGCGTCACTCTGCGCATCAGTGCCTCACTGGGCGTCAGCAGCGCGCAGGAGAGGGGTAACTATAATTTTGAGCAGCTGCAGTCCATTGCCGATGCGCGGTTGTATGAGGCAAAGCAGGGGGGACGCAACTGCGTCGTCTGGCGCGATCACAACAAGAAGTGA
- a CDS encoding YodC family protein → MVFLVSDEVKPKNGGPRMIVTGYSSGMVECRWHDGYGIKREAFREDELQPGDGRQHREKA, encoded by the coding sequence ATGGTCTTTTTGGTCAGTGATGAAGTTAAGCCGAAGAACGGTGGTCCGCGTATGATTGTCACAGGTTATTCCAGTGGTATGGTGGAGTGCCGGTGGCATGATGGTTATGGCATCAAGCGGGAAGCGTTTCGTGAAGACGAGCTTCAGCCGGGGGACGGACGGCAACATCGCGAGAAGGCTTAA
- a CDS encoding DUF808 domain-containing protein, with amino-acid sequence MAGSSLLTLLDDIATLLDDISVMGKLAAKKTAGVLGDDLSLNAQQVTGVKANRELPVVWSVAKGSFINKVILVPLALLISAFIPWAITPLLMIGGAFLCFEGVEKVLHSFASRKESDTPEVRQQRLEALAAQDPMTFERDKVKGAVRTDFILSAEIVAITLGIVSEAPLVNQVMVLSGIAILVTVGVYGLVGLIVKLDDIGYWLEEKSSAVARGIGKSLLTLAPWLMKSLSVVGTLAMFLVGGGIVVHGIAPLHHAIEHFASAQGAIVAAILPTLLNLVLGFIIGAIVVAAVKAVEKMRGASH; translated from the coding sequence TTGGCAGGAAGTAGCTTATTAACATTACTGGACGACATTGCCACCTTGCTGGACGACATCTCGGTCATGGGAAAACTGGCGGCCAAAAAGACCGCCGGTGTACTGGGGGATGATTTATCGCTGAACGCGCAGCAGGTCACTGGCGTAAAGGCTAACCGGGAGTTGCCGGTGGTATGGAGCGTGGCGAAGGGGTCCTTTATCAATAAGGTGATCCTCGTTCCGCTCGCGTTGTTGATCAGCGCCTTTATCCCCTGGGCCATCACGCCATTGCTGATGATTGGCGGCGCATTTTTGTGCTTCGAGGGGGTCGAGAAAGTCCTGCACTCTTTTGCCTCACGTAAAGAGAGCGACACGCCAGAGGTGCGCCAGCAGCGTCTGGAGGCCCTTGCCGCTCAGGATCCTATGACGTTCGAACGTGATAAAGTGAAAGGGGCTGTCCGCACCGACTTTATTCTCTCGGCCGAAATCGTGGCGATTACGCTGGGTATTGTGTCAGAAGCACCGCTGGTCAATCAGGTTATGGTGCTTTCCGGCATTGCGATTCTGGTGACCGTGGGCGTTTACGGCCTGGTGGGGCTTATCGTCAAGCTGGATGATATCGGCTACTGGCTGGAGGAGAAATCGAGCGCGGTAGCACGCGGTATCGGTAAAAGCCTGCTGACGCTGGCCCCCTGGCTGATGAAAAGTTTGTCGGTCGTGGGTACGCTGGCCATGTTCCTCGTCGGCGGCGGGATTGTCGTGCACGGTATTGCACCGCTGCACCATGCGATTGAGCATTTTGCCTCGGCGCAGGGGGCGATTGTCGCCGCTATTTTGCCGACGCTGTTGAACCTGGTGCTGGGCTTTATCATTGGCGCCATCGTGGTCGCTGCCGTAAAAGCAGTCGAAAAAATGCGTGGAGCCTCGCACTAA
- the yedA gene encoding drug/metabolite exporter YedA, translating to MRFRQLLPLIGALFSLYIIWGSTYFVIRIGVESWPPLMMAGIRFFSAGVLLITFLLLRGHKLPPLRPLLNAALIGFLLLAVGNGAVTVAEHQNVPSGIAAVVVATVPLFTLCFSRLFGIRTRKLEWLGIGIGLAGIILLNSGGNLSGNPWGALLIMVGSMSWAFGSVYGSRIELPSGMMAGAIEMLAAGIVLLIASTLMGEKLTTMPDLSGFLAVGYLALFGSIIAINAYMFLIRNVSPAVATSYAYVNPVVAVLLGTGFAGEVLSTVEWLALGVIVFAVVLVTLGKYLLPAKPVVTPCEVEKP from the coding sequence ATGCGTTTCCGGCAACTATTACCGCTCATTGGAGCACTTTTTTCGCTGTATATCATCTGGGGATCCACCTATTTTGTCATTCGAATCGGTGTGGAAAGCTGGCCCCCGTTGATGATGGCAGGGATCCGCTTCTTCTCTGCGGGCGTATTGTTGATAACGTTTTTGCTGCTGCGCGGCCACAAGCTTCCCCCACTCCGCCCGCTGCTCAACGCGGCCCTGATTGGCTTTCTGTTGCTGGCCGTTGGGAATGGTGCCGTGACCGTGGCGGAGCACCAGAATGTACCGTCCGGGATAGCCGCCGTGGTGGTGGCCACCGTCCCGCTGTTTACCCTCTGCTTTAGCCGCCTGTTCGGTATCCGCACCCGCAAGCTGGAATGGCTGGGGATCGGCATCGGGCTTGCGGGGATCATCCTGCTCAACAGCGGTGGCAACCTGAGCGGAAATCCATGGGGTGCGCTGCTGATCATGGTTGGCTCCATGAGCTGGGCGTTTGGCTCCGTCTACGGTTCGCGAATTGAACTGCCGTCCGGCATGATGGCAGGCGCGATTGAGATGCTCGCCGCGGGTATCGTGCTGCTGATTGCCTCGACGCTGATGGGCGAGAAACTGACAACGATGCCGGACCTGTCTGGCTTCCTGGCCGTGGGGTATCTGGCACTCTTTGGCTCCATTATTGCCATTAACGCCTATATGTTCCTGATCCGCAATGTCTCCCCGGCCGTCGCCACCAGCTACGCATACGTGAACCCGGTAGTCGCCGTGCTTCTCGGTACCGGTTTTGCGGGAGAAGTGTTATCTACGGTTGAATGGCTGGCGCTGGGTGTGATTGTTTTTGCGGTGGTGCTGGTGACATTGGGCAAATATTTGCTGCCTGCGAAACCGGTCGTCACGCCGTGCGAGGTGGAGAAACCTTAA
- a CDS encoding very short patch repair endonuclease has product MTDVHNKATRSKNMRAIGTRDTAIEKRLAGLLTQAGFDFRVQDAALAGRPDFILDAWQCIIFTHGCFWHHHNCYLFKVPATRTDFWLEKIGKNVERDKRDMATLLSQGWRVLVVWECALRGRLKLSDLDLTERLEEWICGGAEAAQIDTQGIKVSPPRTA; this is encoded by the coding sequence ATGACGGACGTACACAATAAAGCGACGCGCAGTAAAAACATGCGTGCCATCGGCACGCGTGATACAGCCATTGAAAAACGGCTGGCGGGATTACTGACGCAGGCCGGTTTTGATTTTCGCGTCCAGGATGCCGCGCTCGCCGGGCGTCCCGATTTCATCCTCGACGCCTGGCAGTGCATTATCTTTACCCACGGCTGTTTCTGGCACCATCACAACTGCTACCTGTTCAAGGTTCCCGCAACGCGAACCGATTTCTGGCTGGAGAAGATAGGCAAGAATGTAGAACGGGATAAACGCGATATGGCGACGCTTCTTTCTCAGGGCTGGCGGGTATTAGTGGTGTGGGAGTGCGCCCTGCGCGGCAGGCTAAAATTGAGCGATCTGGACCTGACAGAGCGGCTGGAAGAGTGGATCTGCGGCGGCGCTGAGGCCGCGCAGATCGATACGCAGGGGATTAAGGTTTCTCCACCTCGCACGGCGTGA
- a CDS encoding DNA cytosine methyltransferase: MIEPAPAQAEKSTAAVQALLRQLLDIYDVKTLANQLAAHGESHWSPAILKRLLISDRAGLRMSDGEFRYLQNLLPRPPAAHPDYAFRFIDLFAGIGGIRHGFEAIGGQCVFTSEWNKHAVRTYKANWYCDPDEHHFNADIRDVTLSHKSGVSDEEAAEHIRQTVPEHDVLLAGFPCQPFSLAGVSKKNALGRAHGFACDTQGTLFFDVVRIIDARRPAIFVLENVKNLKSHDGGKTFRIIMQTLDELGYDVADAQDMGADDPKIIDGKYFLPQHRERIVLVGFRRDLNLKGDFTLRDIPSLYPARRPSVADLLEPAVDAKFILTPVLWKYLYRYAKKHQAKGNGFGFGMVNPTNPDSVTRTLSARYYKDGAEILIDRGWDKALGEKDFDDPQNQRHRPRRLTPRECARLMGFESPQGYSFRIPVSDTQAYRQFGNSVVVPVFAAVAKLLASRIKQAVALRQSEAVNDGRTQ; the protein is encoded by the coding sequence GTGATTGAGCCCGCGCCAGCGCAGGCTGAAAAATCAACGGCAGCCGTGCAGGCATTACTGCGGCAGTTGCTGGATATCTATGATGTTAAGACCCTCGCCAACCAGCTGGCGGCCCACGGCGAGAGTCACTGGAGTCCGGCAATACTCAAAAGGCTGCTGATAAGCGACAGGGCAGGGCTCCGCATGAGCGACGGCGAGTTCCGTTATCTGCAAAATCTGCTGCCGCGTCCTCCCGCCGCGCATCCAGACTATGCGTTCCGCTTTATCGATCTGTTCGCCGGTATTGGCGGCATCCGCCACGGTTTTGAAGCCATTGGCGGACAGTGCGTGTTTACCAGCGAGTGGAATAAACACGCGGTGCGTACCTATAAGGCCAACTGGTATTGCGATCCTGATGAACACCATTTCAACGCTGACATCCGCGATGTGACCCTAAGCCACAAAAGCGGCGTCAGCGATGAAGAGGCCGCAGAGCATATTCGGCAAACCGTTCCTGAGCACGACGTGCTGTTGGCAGGCTTCCCGTGCCAGCCTTTTTCGCTCGCCGGGGTGTCGAAAAAAAATGCCCTGGGACGCGCCCACGGGTTTGCCTGTGATACCCAGGGCACGCTGTTTTTTGACGTGGTCCGAATTATTGATGCCCGTCGTCCGGCTATTTTTGTGCTGGAAAACGTCAAAAACTTAAAAAGCCATGATGGCGGGAAAACCTTCCGTATCATTATGCAAACGCTGGATGAACTGGGCTACGACGTGGCCGATGCGCAGGACATGGGCGCAGACGATCCGAAAATCATCGACGGTAAATATTTCCTGCCGCAGCATCGCGAACGTATCGTGCTGGTAGGTTTCCGCCGGGACCTCAATCTGAAAGGGGATTTCACCCTGCGGGATATCCCGTCGCTATATCCGGCGCGCCGACCGAGCGTGGCCGATCTGCTGGAGCCCGCCGTTGACGCCAAATTTATCCTGACGCCGGTACTGTGGAAATACCTCTACCGTTATGCCAAAAAGCACCAGGCCAAAGGCAATGGGTTCGGTTTTGGCATGGTGAACCCAACGAATCCAGACAGCGTGACCCGTACCTTGTCGGCGCGTTATTACAAAGATGGTGCAGAGATCCTTATCGACAGAGGCTGGGATAAAGCGCTGGGTGAAAAAGACTTTGACGATCCGCAGAATCAACGCCACCGCCCACGTCGCTTAACCCCGCGTGAGTGTGCGCGGCTGATGGGGTTTGAGTCGCCGCAGGGTTACAGTTTCCGTATCCCGGTGTCAGATACCCAGGCTTACCGCCAGTTCGGTAACTCGGTGGTGGTGCCCGTGTTTGCGGCGGTGGCAAAACTGCTGGCCTCACGCATTAAACAGGCTGTGGCGCTGCGTCAGAGCGAGGCCGTCAATGACGGACGTACACAATAA
- a CDS encoding phosphohydrolase — translation MELTQWQQRFESWLDGHHASDDTAHDISHFRRVWMTAQKIMPHYNADPLVVMAACYFHDIVSMPKNHPERSQSSRLAARKTHDILQRDFPDFPPDRYAAVEHAIEAHSFSAGIAPQSPEAKIVQDADRLEALGAIGLARVFAVSGALGVALFDARDPFANSRDVDDKAFALDHFQTKLLRLPETMQTEVGRELARHNADFLIQFMAKLSAELQGDCLGLDGQVLSRFRRSVSR, via the coding sequence ATGGAACTCACTCAGTGGCAACAGCGCTTCGAATCCTGGCTTGATGGACATCACGCTTCCGACGACACTGCGCATGATATTTCACACTTTCGTCGCGTCTGGATGACGGCGCAGAAAATAATGCCTCATTACAACGCTGACCCGCTGGTGGTAATGGCTGCCTGCTACTTTCACGACATTGTCAGCATGCCGAAAAATCATCCCGAACGCAGCCAGTCCTCACGGCTGGCGGCGCGTAAAACGCATGATATTTTGCAGCGCGATTTCCCGGACTTTCCGCCAGACAGGTATGCCGCGGTGGAACACGCCATTGAAGCGCACAGCTTCAGCGCCGGGATTGCGCCACAAAGTCCCGAGGCCAAAATCGTCCAGGATGCCGACCGGCTGGAAGCCTTAGGCGCTATCGGTCTGGCGCGCGTTTTTGCCGTATCCGGTGCGCTGGGTGTCGCACTGTTTGATGCGCGCGATCCGTTTGCGAATTCCCGTGATGTCGACGACAAAGCCTTCGCCCTCGATCACTTCCAGACGAAGCTGCTGCGCCTGCCTGAGACGATGCAAACCGAAGTGGGGCGTGAGCTTGCCCGACATAACGCTGATTTTCTAATCCAGTTTATGGCGAAGCTGAGCGCTGAACTGCAGGGCGACTGCCTGGGGCTGGATGGCCAGGTATTGAGCCGCTTCCGTCGGAGTGTGAGCCGGTAA
- the ompC gene encoding porin OmpC gives MKRKVLAILVPALLMAGAANAAEMYNKDGNKVDLYGKVDARHTFSDNAGDDGDETYVQIGFKGETQITNDLTGYGQWEYKTYANDTEGAGDTSFNRLAYAGLKYADFGSFDYGRNYGVVYDVEAWTDMLPVFGGDSYTWTDNYMVGRTNGVATYRNNDFFGLVDGLNFALQYQGNNEGGPHEDQNGNNIDVQEGTKNGHDDVRFQNGDGFGMSTTYDFGFGLTLGAAYSSSDRTNEQVAYGAGSYNRFSKYAGGDRAEAWTVGAKYDAEGVYLAMMYAETRNMTPYGNDGIANKTQNFEAVAQYQFDFGLRPSLAWVYSKGVDLGGNDYHPGNGYDYVDQDLVNYIDLGMTYSFNKNFSTYVDYKINLLDEDDAFYNDNGIATDDIVGVGMTYQF, from the coding sequence ATGAAAAGAAAAGTTCTGGCAATTCTTGTACCCGCATTATTAATGGCTGGCGCAGCAAATGCAGCTGAGATGTACAACAAAGATGGCAACAAAGTCGACCTGTACGGTAAAGTCGATGCCCGTCATACCTTCTCAGATAACGCGGGCGACGACGGCGATGAAACCTATGTGCAGATTGGTTTCAAGGGCGAAACACAGATTACCAACGACCTGACGGGTTATGGCCAGTGGGAATATAAAACCTACGCTAACGATACCGAAGGTGCGGGTGATACCTCTTTTAACCGTCTGGCCTACGCGGGCCTGAAATACGCTGATTTCGGTTCCTTTGATTATGGCCGTAATTACGGCGTCGTGTATGACGTTGAAGCCTGGACCGATATGCTGCCAGTATTTGGTGGCGATTCCTATACCTGGACTGACAACTATATGGTTGGCCGTACTAATGGTGTGGCGACCTATCGTAATAATGATTTCTTCGGTCTGGTTGATGGTCTGAATTTTGCGCTGCAGTATCAGGGCAATAATGAAGGCGGTCCACACGAAGATCAAAACGGTAATAATATCGACGTTCAGGAAGGCACTAAAAACGGTCACGACGACGTGCGCTTCCAGAACGGTGACGGCTTCGGCATGTCCACCACCTATGATTTCGGTTTCGGTCTGACGCTGGGTGCAGCCTACTCTTCCTCTGACCGTACCAACGAGCAGGTTGCCTATGGCGCAGGCAGTTACAACCGCTTCAGCAAATACGCAGGGGGTGACCGCGCAGAAGCCTGGACCGTTGGCGCGAAATATGATGCTGAAGGCGTCTACCTGGCGATGATGTATGCGGAAACCCGCAACATGACCCCATACGGTAATGACGGCATTGCTAATAAAACTCAGAACTTTGAAGCCGTAGCACAGTATCAGTTCGACTTCGGCCTGCGTCCATCCCTGGCATGGGTATACTCTAAGGGCGTTGATCTGGGTGGCAACGACTATCACCCAGGCAATGGGTATGACTATGTGGATCAGGACCTGGTTAACTACATTGACCTGGGTATGACCTACAGCTTCAACAAGAACTTCTCCACCTATGTCGATTATAAAATCAACCTGCTGGACGAAGATGACGCGTTCTACAACGACAACGGCATCGCGACCGACGACATCGTTGGCGTAGGCATGACCTACCAGTTCTAA
- a CDS encoding N-acetylmuramic acid 6-phosphate etherase produces the protein MSIMLTGSVKERRHASTMNIDRLSTLDMLNVIHQDDAQISSAITPFLTTIAHVVDNAAATLSHGGRLALVGAGPSGRIARQAADEYAPGKHPVIAITTDGDAASYERGVADLQALNFGEHDMMLAVTVSGKTPWVWGAMRHAWSLGSPVAVITGDAQSEAAQLASRVIAPELGPDVVAGYANAKAGIAQKMILNMVTTGLAVRTGRVYSNLRVDLEATSTKWSERQIAIVMEAGGCTRTEAKAALESCNHNCKTAVLMVLTGLDAWKAHELLAQNNGFIRVALQEAP, from the coding sequence ATGAGCATTATGCTTACCGGTTCGGTCAAGGAAAGACGGCACGCCAGCACGATGAATATCGACAGATTGTCCACGCTGGATATGCTGAACGTCATTCACCAGGATGATGCACAAATCTCTTCTGCTATTACCCCTTTCTTAACAACGATTGCGCACGTGGTGGATAACGCTGCGGCTACGCTCAGTCATGGCGGGCGGCTGGCGCTCGTTGGCGCGGGGCCCTCAGGACGTATCGCAAGGCAGGCGGCTGATGAGTATGCGCCGGGTAAACATCCCGTTATCGCCATTACGACGGACGGTGATGCGGCAAGCTACGAGCGCGGCGTCGCCGACCTGCAGGCGCTTAACTTTGGCGAGCACGACATGATGCTGGCGGTGACCGTCAGCGGAAAAACGCCGTGGGTATGGGGAGCCATGCGACATGCATGGTCGCTGGGTTCACCGGTCGCGGTGATTACAGGTGATGCGCAAAGTGAGGCGGCACAGCTAGCGAGTAGGGTGATTGCGCCTGAACTGGGGCCTGATGTGGTGGCGGGATACGCCAATGCCAAAGCGGGGATCGCGCAAAAAATGATCCTCAATATGGTGACCACAGGGCTGGCGGTGAGGACCGGGCGAGTCTACAGCAACCTGCGTGTGGATCTGGAGGCAACCAGCACCAAATGGTCTGAACGGCAAATCGCGATAGTGATGGAAGCGGGCGGATGCACCCGGACTGAAGCGAAGGCGGCGCTCGAGAGCTGTAACCATAACTGCAAAACGGCGGTGTTGATGGTACTGACAGGGCTGGATGCCTGGAAGGCGCATGAACTGCTGGCGCAGAATAACGGGTTTATTCGCGTGGCGTTGCAGGAAGCGCCATAA